The DNA window GGGCATCACTCTGGCGATCCGGGCTTCACTTCGGCGATGAATATGGGCATCACCCTGGCGATCACGCCCCGATTGTGGACATTAACTCTGGCGATTCACAGCGATTCGGGCGTTCGAAGAGGTGGTACAGGATGGAAAGTTGGATTCGGAAGAACGCGTACGAACAGCCCGCGACGACCGTTCAGCAGCAGCTTACGCAGTTGAACCGCTACGCCCTGATAAGAAGACTCCGTTCCGGCGCGGTAACCCCGTGCACTGAAGTTCAGCTGTTCAAGACTCTCAAGGAGCGCCGCCGTTAGGTCTCGTTGGTTTCTGCGCACTTGCTACCCCACAGTCCATTGTAACCTGTTGTGGCCACCAAACGCTGAAGGCGCTGGTCCACCCGGCTGTTTGCTACGCACGATAATTCCAGTTATCTTGCATAGGCCGATACGGCCCAAGGTGCAATTCGATGACTCAGCTAGTCCCAAGTGCCCAAGCACTCGGCTTCAATGGCCTTCCCGTCCAAGCATCGAGTGACGACCAACTCATCGACCTTTGGCTGTATGGGAAGTCCGCACACACGTGCCGGGCATACGAGGCGGACCTGAGGCGCTTTCGCGCTTTCACCGGCCGAACGCTGGCCCAGGTCACGCTGGGGGACCTCCAAGGCTTTGCGGAAAGCCTGACGGGCAGCGACGCCACCCGCCGCCGCACGGTGGCGTCTGTGAAGTCCGTGCTGACCTTTGGCCAGAAGCTGGGATACCTGCCCTTCAACATCGGCGCCGCACTCCAGGTCAAGGCGCAGCGCGACACGCTGGCCGAACGGATTCTGTCCGAGGCCGATGTGCAGCGGATGCTGGCATTGGAGACCGACCCGCGTAACCACGCCCTTCTTCGGTTCATGTACGCGACGGCCGTCCGGAACAGCGAAGTTGCCGGACTGCGTTGGCGGAACCTGCAACCAACGGACCACGGGTGCGGTGTGGCGAACATCCACGGCAAGGGGAACAAGACGCGCACGATTCGTGTCGAGGCCGGGCCATGGCAGGAAGTCTGTGCGCTTCGCAGAGAAGGAAGCACCGCCGACTCTCCGGTGTTCCTATCGCGGCGTGGTGGGGCACTCAACGAGTCACAGGTGTTCCGCATCGTGCGGGCGGCGGCGGAACGGGCGGGCATCGAAGCGACAGTCAGCCCTCACTGGATGCGTCACGCCCATGCAAGCCACGCACTCGACCGAGGGGCACCGGTCTCGTTGGTTCAGGCCACTCTGGGGCATTCGTCAATCGCAACCACCGGACGATACCTCCATGCGCGTCCGGGAGAGTCGAGTGGCCGGTACCTGTCGGCCTGATGCCTCCCAGAGGGACCGGCTTGGCGACGTGTAAACGCACCGAATGAGTTATCGACCGCGTGTAAACGCCTTGGCGCCGGGCACCGCACCCTGATTAGTTGCGGCTGAACCGAGTCCCAAGCTGTTGACACCCTGGCCAGCACGGCGAAAGCGCCTGCGGGCGGGGCTGAGATTCGGCCCAGTTGGACCAGTCGCACACGGCCTCGAACAGACGGTCGAGGTCGCACCACTCGGGGTCCTGCATACAGCCCAGAATCTGAAAGGCCTCTGGGCACCCCGGCTGGCCCCAGACGTAGATGACCGTCGAACGCCCATCGTCGATTCGGCGCCGAAAGTAGATGTCTTGCCCGACAGGCATACGCGTACGTGGGCCTTTGGCTTCGATGTAGAGAAACCGGCCGTTCACTTCGACAGTTCCGTCAACGTCCGACAGGCGGATGTGCGGGTTTGCGAAAGCACCTTCAAGGAATCCCCAATCCCAAAGGGCATCGACGAACCTTGCTTCACTCTGGATTGACATCTACAGGCTGCCTGCGACAATCGTGCTGTTAATGGGGCGACCGAACAGGGCCCTTCGCCGTTCGATGTACTGGGTGAGGTCTTCCGGCGTGAAGATGCGCCCGGTAATACCGAACCCAACTTCTCCAATCGTGTGCTTGAGGTATCCGCGCCCGGTAGCCTTTCGCACAGCGCGTTCGCTGATGCCAAGGATTAGAGCTGCCTGTTTGGTGGTGTACGTGGTCAACTGTGCCTATCTTTGTTTACTTCCGGAGTGTGTCCCGGTACGGACCATTGTACCATCAGGAAGGGGCAC is part of the Fimbriimonadia bacterium genome and encodes:
- a CDS encoding helix-turn-helix domain-containing protein, with product MTTYTTKQAALILGISERAVRKATGRGYLKHTIGEVGFGITGRIFTPEDLTQYIERRRALFGRPINSTIVAGSL
- a CDS encoding tyrosine-type recombinase/integrase, coding for MTQLVPSAQALGFNGLPVQASSDDQLIDLWLYGKSAHTCRAYEADLRRFRAFTGRTLAQVTLGDLQGFAESLTGSDATRRRTVASVKSVLTFGQKLGYLPFNIGAALQVKAQRDTLAERILSEADVQRMLALETDPRNHALLRFMYATAVRNSEVAGLRWRNLQPTDHGCGVANIHGKGNKTRTIRVEAGPWQEVCALRREGSTADSPVFLSRRGGALNESQVFRIVRAAAERAGIEATVSPHWMRHAHASHALDRGAPVSLVQATLGHSSIATTGRYLHARPGESSGRYLSA